From the Egibacteraceae bacterium genome, the window CGTTCGCGCAGCACCTCCAGCCGCGGGCTGCGCCGCACCGACCAGGTCCCCGCGACCACCTTCGGACGAATTTCGGCGACCGCGGCACGGGAGCGATCCCGCAGCGCGGCGATGGGCACCGGCCCCTGTTCGCGGCGCCCGTCGCGCATGGCGGGCACCAGCAGCGGCGTGCCTTCCAGGTCCTCGTCTGCTAGGCCGATGACGTCTCCCGCCTCCGCGCGCCAGACCTGCTTGCAGCCCGGGCTGGTGGTCTTCTCCGGGCTGGCACTGACCTTGAGGACCGGCTCACCGGCGACGTCGGCCAGCTTGTACACCCCGCCGAACGTCGGGTCGTGGCGGGCGGTGAGCAGGGCGGTGCCCACCCCGTAGCCGTCGATCGGCGCGCCCTCCTCCTCCAGGGCCGCGATGCGGGGCGCGTCGAGGTCACCCGAGGCCAGGATCCGCACGTCGGGAAAGCCCGCCTGGTCCAGCAGACGGCGAGCCTCGCGGGCCAGCAGGGCGAGGTCGCCCGAGTCCAGGCGCACCCCGCTGAGCGCATGCCCGCGGGCGGCGAGCTCGCCGGCAACGGTGATCGCGTTGGGCAAACCCTGGGCCAGGGTGTCGTAGGTGTCGACGAGCAGGACGCAGCTGTCGGGGAAGGACCGGGCGTAGGCGCGGAACGCCTCCAGCTCGCGGTCGTAGGCCATCACCCACGAATGCGCCATGGTGCCCGACAACGGCACGCCGAAGCGCCGGCCGGCCTCCACGTTGCTCGTGGCGGTGGCGCCACCGATCAGCGCCGCACGCGCCCCGGTGATGGCCCCGTCGGGACCGTGGGCCCGTCGCGCCCCGAACTCCAGCACGCCCTTGCCGCGCGCCGCGGTGGCGATCTGTGCCGCGTTGCTCGCCACCAGGGACGCGTAGCAGATGCGGTTGAGCAGGGCCGTCTCGACGAGCTGGGCCTGCGCCAGGGGCGCGGTGACCCGCAGGATCGGCTCGTCGCCGAACACCGGTAGGCCCTCGGGCACCGCCCACACGTCCCCGGTGAACCGCAGCGCGGCGAGCCGGTCCAGGAAGTCCACGGTGAACAGGTCGAGCGTGTCGAGGAAGCGCAGGTCCTCCTCGCTGAAGGCCAGGGTCTCCAGGTAGTCGAGCACGGGGTCGAGACCCGCCGCCACGACCACGTCGACCCCTGCCGGCCGTGTGCGGAAGAACAGGTCGAAGGTCACCGGCTGGTCGGCGCGGCCGTCGGCGTGGTAGCCGGCCATCATCGTCAGCTCGTACAGGTCGGTGAAGAGCGCGTCCGACACGGGGGCCTTTCCGGGAGGGTCCTACACGGTGATGACGCCGTCGAGCAGCTCCAGCCCCGGTCGGGCGAAGCGGTACAGCTGGGCGGGGCGGTGCGGGCCGCGGCGCTGCCTGCCGGTCTCGGTGAGCATCCCCAGCGCCAGCACCCTCTTGCGGAAGTTGCGCTTGTCGATCGCTCGGCCGAGCACTGCCTCGTAGACCGCCTGCAGCTCGGTGAGCGTGAACTCCGCGTCGAGCAGACCGTAGGCGACCGTGGAGTAGGAGAGCTTTCCCTGGAGCCGCTCGACGGCCGATGCCAGGATCCTCGCGTGGTCGAACGCCAGCGCCGGCGGGTCCTGCGCGGGCATCCAGCGGGCATCGCCCCCGCCCCCCGCCGGTGCGTCCGGGTCGGCGCGGGGCAGCAGCGCGAGGTAGGTGACGCTCACGATCCTCCCGCGCGGGTCGCGGTGGGGCTGCCCGAACGTCGCGAGCTGCTCGAGGTGGCCGACGTCGCGCACGCCCGCGCCGGCCAACGCGGTG encodes:
- a CDS encoding nicotinate phosphoribosyltransferase; this translates as MSDALFTDLYELTMMAGYHADGRADQPVTFDLFFRTRPAGVDVVVAAGLDPVLDYLETLAFSEEDLRFLDTLDLFTVDFLDRLAALRFTGDVWAVPEGLPVFGDEPILRVTAPLAQAQLVETALLNRICYASLVASNAAQIATAARGKGVLEFGARRAHGPDGAITGARAALIGGATATSNVEAGRRFGVPLSGTMAHSWVMAYDRELEAFRAYARSFPDSCVLLVDTYDTLAQGLPNAITVAGELAARGHALSGVRLDSGDLALLAREARRLLDQAGFPDVRILASGDLDAPRIAALEEEGAPIDGYGVGTALLTARHDPTFGGVYKLADVAGEPVLKVSASPEKTTSPGCKQVWRAEAGDVIGLADEDLEGTPLLVPAMRDGRREQGPVPIAALRDRSRAAVAEIRPKVVAGTWSVRRSPRLEVLRERLVDRLGGGGR
- a CDS encoding NUDIX domain-containing protein produces the protein MTEHAAAVAIATDVVALALGTDAADPTRLRFLTTRRQRSPFPGSWALPGQVISPEDDLEAAARTALAGAGVRDVGHLEQLATFGQPHRDPRGRIVSVTYLALLPRADPDAPAGGGGDARWMPAQDPPALAFDHARILASAVERLQGKLSYSTVAYGLLDAEFTLTELQAVYEAVLGRAIDKRNFRKRVLALGMLTETGRQRRGPHRPAQLYRFARPGLELLDGVITV